The sequence TTGATTTTGATGGGACACTAACGCACCACGATAGCTTTATCCCTTTCCTGCGTTTTGCCTTTGGGAAACGCTACTTCGCAGGCCGCCTGGTGCGCATGGCGTTACCTACGCTGCACTGCGTTCGCCGCAAGCTGACCCGGGATGAGCTCAAGGAAGTGCTGATCAAAACATTCCTGACGGGAGTGGATGAGCACTGGCTGCGCCAGCAGGCGGAAGCATTTTGCGAAAAATACTGGAACAAGCTGATGCGCCCCGAAGGGGTTCTGGCCGTGGCGGCGGAGGTGAATTCCGGTGCGGAGGTGACGATCTGTTCTGCCTCTCCGGCGCTGGTGCTTCAGCCCTGGGCGGATAAGCTCGGTATTAAGCTGATTGGCACCCAGCTGGAAGTGAAAGACGGCAAGCTGACAGGACGCATCACCGGCAATAACTGCCGCTGTGCCCAGAAAGTCGCAAGACTGGAAAAAGTGTATGGCGATCTGAAGGCCTATCACCTGCGCGCCTGGGGAGATACCCGCGGCGACCACGAGCTGCTGGCCGCGGCGCAGGATCCTCACTGGCGGCATTTCCACCACCCGCGCAAGCGCCGGAATTCGCCGATTAAGGGTTAGGTGCGGTCTGGTGCCCTCACCCCAGCCCTCTCCCACGGGGAGAGGGAGAAAGGCAAAGCATCAGGCCTCACGTTTCCCAGGGAACATCACGCTCGTAATAATCCCCAGCGCCAGCACGCCTAAGACCACAAACAGGCTCGCCGTCGCGCCAATGCTGTACCCGTGATGCCAGAAGTGATCGGTGGCATTTAACCCCAGCTTGAACGCCACGAAGAACAGCAGCAACACCACGGCTTTCTCAAGGTGGACCAGATACTGCTTGAGCGCTTCCAGCACAAAGTAGAGGGTACGCAGGCCGAGAATGGCGAACATCATGGCGCTATAGATAATCAGCGGCTCGCGGCTCACGGCAATAATGGCCGGTACGGAGTCAAATGCGAACATCACGTCAGAAAGTTCCACCACTGCCACGCAAAGCAGCAGCGGCGTCGCGTAGCGTTTCGCCTTCTTCACGCGCCCGACCATGACGTCCTGGTTTTCCGGCTTTTCAAGCTCCGCATCCACCTCTTTCTGGGTCAGGATAAAGGCATTGCTGCTGATTTTCGGCCAGACCGGATAGAAGCGCTTCACCAGGCGGTACGCGAGATGGCCGGAGTAATCTTCCACTTCGTCACTCTCTTCATTGCGTTTGAGCATCATCACCGCCGTCCAGCCGACAACCAGCGCAAAAATGACCTCCACGTACGGCCCCAGGCTCAGCAGGCTGGTTCCGATCGCCACGAAAATACCGCGGAAAACAATCGCCCCCAGCACACCCCAGTAGAGCACGCGGTGACGGTACTTATCCGGCACGCCGAACCAGGCGAAAATCGCCATCATCACAAACAGGTTATCGACGGAAAGCACCTCTTCCAGCGCATAGCCGGTGAGGAACAGGCTCGCCATCTCTGCACCGTGGTGGACATACAGGAACCCGGCGAACGCCATCGCCATCATGACCCAGAAGATGGACCACATCGCCGCGCTTTTCAGCGAGACAGGTTTATCGTGACGGTGCATAAAGAGGTCGATAAACATCGCCCCAACGGCCATCACCACAAAGACAACAACGGTTTCCGTCGGGAAACCGAGATGAGCAGCTGACATACACAACCCTTTTTTGGATACAAAACACCATGCAGACAATAAAAAGCGCGAGCCCGTTAAGGGCACAGCACGCAAAAAAATAAATATTAACTGTTCTTTTCGGCCAGCGCCTGCGCACACGCCCAGGCACTTGCCCACGCCCACTGGAAGTTATACCCGCCGAGCCAGCCGGTGACGTCCATCACTTCGCCGATAAAGTAGAGCCCCGGCACGTTGCGGGCTTCCATGGTGCGCGAGGAGAGTTCATTTGTATCAACGCCGCCCAGCGTCACTTCCGCCGTGCGGTACCCCTCGGTGCCGTTTGGCTGAACGCGCCAGTTTGTCAGCGTCTCCACCAGCGTCTCTTGCTCGCGGCTGTTCAATTGCTTAAGCGATACGTCCGGGATCTGCCCCAGCACCTGAAGGCACTCCACCAGACGTTTTGGCAGCTGCATCGCCAGCGTGTTTTTCAGGCTCTGATTCGGGTGCGCCTCGCGCTGCTCGTTGAGGAACGCGTCCAGGTCGCAGTCCGGCACCAGATTCACCGTGACAAATTCACCCGGCTGCCAGTAGCTGGAGATTTGCAGTACCGCCGGGCCAGAGAGCCCCCGATGGGTAAAGAGCAGGTTTTCACGGAATACCGTCCCGTCTTCGGCAGTCATGACGGAAGGAACGGAGACGCCAGAAAGCGTCTGAAGCTGTTCAAGAAGGGGTTTGTGCAGCGTGAACGGCACCAGACCCGCGCGCGTGGGCAGTACCTTAAGACCAAACTGCTCGGCAATCTTATAGCCGAACGGGGACGCGCCCAGACCCGGCATAGAGAGGCCACCGCTGGCGACGACCAGATTATCAGCACTGACGGTTTCACCGTTCAGCTGCAGCGTGTACCCCTGTTCGTCGCGGGCGACCTCCAGCACTTCCGTGCGCAGACGCATCACCACGCCGCCCTTCTCGCACTCGGCGACCAGCATATCGACAATCTGCTGCGCGGAGTCGTCGCAGAACAGCTGTCCCAGCGTCTTTTCATGCCACGCGATGCCGTGCTTGCCCACCAGGTCGATAAAGTCCCACTGGGTGTAACGCGCCAGTGCAGATTTGCAAAAATGACGGTTTTGGCTCAAATACGCCGCGGGTTCGACATAAAGATTGGTGAAGTTACAACGCCCGCCGCCCGACATCAGGATCTTGCGGCCAGGCTTTTTTCCGTTGTCCAGTAACAGCACACGACGACCCGCCTGTCCGGCCATCGCCGCACAAAACATACCCGCCGCACCGGCGCCAATTACCACGGCATCAAACCTTTCCACGTCAAAATCCTCTTCGTTAACTGCCGCGGATTGTAAAGTTTCCTCTGTGGTCACACCAGCGTAAAAAGTTCTTACAAAGCCATTCCATTGAAATTTAACGATTATCCCTTCAAGCACTTTTCTCAAATCAGGTGGTATGTCAAAAAAAGTCTATATTTCACTTTGCCCGTTGCGCATTTGTCCTGGATAATGCGCCGCGTTCATGTCCTCAAAATGGCGTAACGTCCTATGCTACATTTGTTTGCCGGCCTGGATTTACATACCGGGCTTTTATTATTGCTTGCTCTGGTTTTTGTACTGTTTTACGAAGCGATCAACGGCTTCCACGACACTGCAAACGCAGTAGCAACGGTTATCTACACTCGCGCAATGCGATCGCAACTTGCGGTTGTTATGGCGGCGGTATTTAACTTTTTTGGTGTCCTTCTGGGCGGACTGAGCGTGGCGTATGCGATCGTGCATATGTTGCCAACGGATCTGCTGCTTAACGTGAGTTCCGGTCATGGCCTTGCCATGGTGTTCTCAATGCTGCTTGCTGCCATTATCTGGAACCTCGGTACCTGGTATTTTGGCCTGCCTGCATCCAGCTCTCACACTCTCATCGGCGCGATTATCGGTATCGGGTTAACGAACGCCCTGATGACCGGGACATCCGTCGTTGATGCGCTGAACCTGCCTAAAGTACTGGGCATTTTCGGTTCTCTGATCATCTCTCCAATTGTGGGTCTGGTGGTTGCGGGTGGATTGATTTTCATCCTGCGTCGCTACTGGAGCAACACCAAGAAACGTGCGCGCATCCACCTGACGC comes from Enterobacter kobei and encodes:
- a CDS encoding TerC/Alx family metal homeostasis membrane protein codes for the protein MSAAHLGFPTETVVVFVVMAVGAMFIDLFMHRHDKPVSLKSAAMWSIFWVMMAMAFAGFLYVHHGAEMASLFLTGYALEEVLSVDNLFVMMAIFAWFGVPDKYRHRVLYWGVLGAIVFRGIFVAIGTSLLSLGPYVEVIFALVVGWTAVMMLKRNEESDEVEDYSGHLAYRLVKRFYPVWPKISSNAFILTQKEVDAELEKPENQDVMVGRVKKAKRYATPLLLCVAVVELSDVMFAFDSVPAIIAVSREPLIIYSAMMFAILGLRTLYFVLEALKQYLVHLEKAVVLLLFFVAFKLGLNATDHFWHHGYSIGATASLFVVLGVLALGIITSVMFPGKREA
- a CDS encoding NAD(P)/FAD-dependent oxidoreductase encodes the protein MERFDAVVIGAGAAGMFCAAMAGQAGRRVLLLDNGKKPGRKILMSGGGRCNFTNLYVEPAAYLSQNRHFCKSALARYTQWDFIDLVGKHGIAWHEKTLGQLFCDDSAQQIVDMLVAECEKGGVVMRLRTEVLEVARDEQGYTLQLNGETVSADNLVVASGGLSMPGLGASPFGYKIAEQFGLKVLPTRAGLVPFTLHKPLLEQLQTLSGVSVPSVMTAEDGTVFRENLLFTHRGLSGPAVLQISSYWQPGEFVTVNLVPDCDLDAFLNEQREAHPNQSLKNTLAMQLPKRLVECLQVLGQIPDVSLKQLNSREQETLVETLTNWRVQPNGTEGYRTAEVTLGGVDTNELSSRTMEARNVPGLYFIGEVMDVTGWLGGYNFQWAWASAWACAQALAEKNS
- a CDS encoding HAD family hydrolase, with protein sequence MTNMIADETVAKSSVLSVFDFDGTLTHHDSFIPFLRFAFGKRYFAGRLVRMALPTLHCVRRKLTRDELKEVLIKTFLTGVDEHWLRQQAEAFCEKYWNKLMRPEGVLAVAAEVNSGAEVTICSASPALVLQPWADKLGIKLIGTQLEVKDGKLTGRITGNNCRCAQKVARLEKVYGDLKAYHLRAWGDTRGDHELLAAAQDPHWRHFHHPRKRRNSPIKG